A single genomic interval of bacterium harbors:
- a CDS encoding M6 family metalloprotease domain-containing protein produces MISIIQRACHRTAASIPALAGILLAVFLPAAIFCRVSCVLAMPVHPDLKTGVRVRALEIYRQAKERSPRLDAPGMLTAPSGSFRALVLLVDFPDNLGRTSQDQYRKMLFSLGTYPTGSMRDYYQEVSYRQFDLTGDVNGTTGTPSDWLRMPHTYSYYLGGQSGLGSYPTNAQKLAEDAVIAADPYVDYRLYDNNGDGEVDSLFILHAGACAEASTNPDAYIWSHRWEMEHPPVLDGMRFRGYSMEPEYTRSPGDSTIGVFCHEYGHELGLPDLYDVGHSGGEGIGNWGVMGGGSWNGNPSGSRPAHFCAWSKVQLGWVTPFVLKSNQTAVNIPQVETQGSIFLVWTNGEVGTQYFLVENRQKVSFDDSLPGDGLLIYHVDNQVKRQDNPAHYKVDVEQADGDYDLNNGTNGGDGGDPWPGTRGRRNFNQNSTPNSTDYNGQKTQVAIKNISSSAPTMAADFYISGGN; encoded by the coding sequence ATGATAAGCATAATCCAAAGAGCCTGCCATCGGACAGCGGCCTCAATCCCTGCCCTGGCCGGGATTCTCCTGGCCGTGTTCCTGCCTGCTGCAATATTTTGCCGGGTATCCTGTGTTTTGGCCATGCCCGTGCACCCTGACCTGAAAACCGGAGTAAGGGTCCGGGCCCTGGAAATATACCGGCAGGCGAAAGAGCGCTCCCCCCGGCTTGATGCTCCAGGGATGCTGACTGCACCTTCAGGCTCCTTTCGGGCGCTGGTACTGCTGGTGGATTTTCCCGATAATCTGGGGCGGACCAGCCAGGATCAATACCGGAAGATGCTGTTCAGTCTGGGAACCTATCCGACAGGCAGCATGAGGGATTATTATCAGGAGGTATCCTACCGCCAGTTTGATCTTACAGGTGATGTGAACGGCACAACCGGGACACCTTCCGACTGGCTCAGGATGCCGCATACCTATAGCTATTACCTCGGCGGACAATCGGGGTTGGGTTCCTACCCGACCAATGCCCAGAAGCTTGCCGAAGATGCTGTCATAGCCGCTGACCCCTATGTCGATTACCGACTATACGATAATAACGGAGATGGCGAGGTGGACAGCCTCTTTATTCTCCATGCCGGAGCATGCGCGGAGGCTTCAACCAATCCCGATGCTTACATCTGGTCACACCGGTGGGAGATGGAACATCCGCCTGTTCTGGATGGCATGAGATTCAGAGGCTATTCTATGGAGCCTGAGTATACCAGAAGCCCGGGTGACAGCACGATCGGAGTTTTCTGCCACGAATACGGCCATGAACTGGGCCTTCCGGATTTGTATGACGTGGGCCACAGCGGGGGAGAAGGCATCGGAAACTGGGGAGTGATGGGTGGAGGAAGCTGGAACGGAAACCCTTCGGGTTCCCGGCCAGCTCATTTTTGCGCCTGGTCGAAAGTACAGCTTGGCTGGGTGACTCCTTTTGTCCTCAAATCGAACCAGACCGCGGTAAATATACCTCAGGTGGAAACTCAGGGTTCCATATTCCTTGTGTGGACGAACGGGGAGGTGGGGACTCAGTATTTCCTGGTGGAAAACCGGCAAAAGGTGTCCTTTGATGACAGCCTGCCCGGAGATGGCCTCCTGATCTATCATGTCGATAATCAGGTCAAGCGGCAGGATAATCCGGCCCACTATAAGGTGGATGTCGAGCAGGCCGACGGTGATTATGACCTGAACAATGGCACAAATGGCGGCGATGGCGGCGATCCCTGGCCGGGAACCAGGGGCAGAAGGAATTTCAACCAGAACAGCACTCCGAACAGCACGGATTATAATGGCCAAAAGACCCAGGTTGCCATAAAGAATATCAGTAGCTCGGCACCGACAATGGCTGCTGACTTTTACATCAGCGGGGGGAATTAA
- a CDS encoding inositol-3-phosphate synthase: protein MDTIRIAIAGVGNCASSLIQGIEYYKKNDCQEPVGLMHWDIGGYKPYDIEVVAAFDIDTRKVGKDISEAVFALPNCTAVFCRDIPRTGVNVRMGKILDGFSSHMRNYDDARTFVLANERESSQEEVTATLRDSGAQILLNYLPVGSEQATRFYAECALDAGLAFINNMPVFIASDPEWAERFRSKNLPILGDDIKAQLGATITHRALADLFRKRGVKLERTYQLNTGGNTDFLNMLNRSRLASKKTSKTEAVQSVLAERLDAANIHIGPSDYVPWQNDNKVCFIRMEGRLFGDVPMNLELRLSVEDSPNSAGVAIDAIRCCKLALNRGKGGALYSPAAYFMKHPPRQFTDDEAYRMTEEFIAGMRDE from the coding sequence GTGGATACCATCAGAATTGCCATAGCAGGTGTTGGTAACTGCGCAAGCTCATTAATTCAAGGTATCGAATATTATAAAAAAAATGACTGCCAGGAACCCGTTGGATTGATGCATTGGGATATTGGCGGATATAAGCCCTATGATATCGAAGTGGTCGCTGCTTTCGATATCGATACCAGGAAAGTTGGCAAGGACATATCCGAGGCAGTCTTCGCCCTGCCAAACTGTACAGCCGTATTTTGCAGGGATATCCCCCGCACAGGCGTCAACGTAAGGATGGGAAAAATCCTGGATGGTTTTTCCAGCCATATGCGAAATTACGACGATGCCCGCACCTTTGTCCTGGCGAATGAAAGGGAATCCTCCCAAGAGGAGGTAACAGCCACGCTGAGAGATTCAGGGGCACAGATACTGTTAAACTATCTGCCCGTCGGCTCCGAGCAGGCTACCCGCTTTTATGCCGAATGTGCTCTCGATGCAGGGCTGGCCTTCATCAATAACATGCCGGTCTTTATTGCCAGCGATCCCGAATGGGCCGAGAGGTTCAGGAGCAAAAACCTGCCGATCCTGGGCGATGATATCAAGGCCCAACTGGGTGCTACCATCACCCATAGGGCCCTGGCTGATTTATTCAGGAAACGGGGGGTTAAGCTGGAGAGAACTTATCAGCTCAATACCGGCGGCAATACCGATTTTCTCAACATGCTCAACCGAAGCAGGCTGGCCTCAAAAAAGACATCGAAGACAGAGGCTGTCCAGTCAGTCCTGGCCGAGCGGCTTGATGCCGCCAACATCCATATCGGACCGAGCGACTACGTACCCTGGCAGAACGATAACAAGGTTTGCTTCATCAGGATGGAAGGCAGGCTGTTTGGCGATGTGCCGATGAATCTGGAATTGCGGCTGTCAGTGGAGGATTCTCCAAACTCTGCCGGAGTGGCCATCGATGCCATACGATGCTGCAAGTTAGCCCTGAACAGAGGCAAAGGCGGAGCCCTGTATTCTCCCGCCGCCTATTTCATGAAGCATCCGCCCCGGCAGTTCACCGATGACGAAGCCTACCGCATGACCGAGGAATTTATCGCCGGGATGAGGGATGAGTAA
- a CDS encoding ArsA family ATPase, with amino-acid sequence MSDIDKSMKSYVRDISTLKYIFFGGKGGVGKTVMAGATALWYARHGRRTLLASTNPVHSLSGLLSQDVFGRPTPVTGAANLSAYEIDTKDTISRSKQEIRDKIQWFLKFADIRTKADEFVESATMNPAFEESAMFENMIDLMFRDEYEIYVFDTAPTANARRLLGMSKVYSLWVNKMMKSRQEARSLREMLSFSRKKEADPLMDYLTGFRDRMEHARVLLTDAARTSFFFVTLPEALPIAVISRFVEWFHDFGIPVGGVIVNMMIDRSMIPEGAAEFVQSRARMQDEHMKSIRQKFGGQVRAVLPLLETEVRGVPMLSRTADLLFV; translated from the coding sequence ATGAGTGATATTGATAAATCAATGAAATCCTACGTCCGGGATATTTCTACTCTCAAGTATATCTTTTTCGGCGGCAAGGGCGGGGTAGGAAAAACCGTCATGGCCGGGGCCACTGCCCTCTGGTACGCCAGGCATGGCCGGCGGACCCTGCTGGCCTCGACCAACCCGGTGCACAGCCTGTCAGGGCTTCTCTCCCAGGATGTCTTTGGCCGTCCCACGCCGGTGACCGGCGCAGCCAATCTCTCTGCCTATGAGATCGACACAAAAGACACTATCAGCCGCTCCAAGCAGGAAATCAGGGATAAGATCCAGTGGTTCCTCAAGTTCGCCGACATCAGGACCAAGGCGGATGAATTTGTGGAGTCAGCCACCATGAACCCTGCCTTTGAAGAGTCGGCCATGTTCGAGAACATGATCGATCTCATGTTCCGGGACGAATACGAGATCTATGTCTTCGATACCGCTCCGACGGCCAATGCCCGGAGGCTGCTTGGCATGTCAAAGGTCTACAGTCTCTGGGTCAACAAGATGATGAAATCCCGGCAGGAAGCAAGGTCCCTGCGTGAGATGCTCTCCTTCAGCAGGAAAAAGGAGGCGGATCCCCTGATGGATTACCTGACCGGTTTCCGGGACCGCATGGAGCATGCCCGCGTCCTTCTTACCGATGCGGCCAGGACCAGCTTCTTTTTCGTGACCCTGCCTGAGGCCCTGCCCATCGCCGTAATTTCCCGCTTTGTGGAGTGGTTTCATGACTTTGGGATTCCCGTGGGCGGTGTTATTGTCAACATGATGATCGACAGGTCCATGATACCGGAAGGCGCAGCCGAGTTTGTCCAAAGCCGCGCCAGAATGCAGGATGAGCATATGAAGAGCATCAGGCAGAAGTTTGGCGGCCAGGTCCGGGCCGTTTTGCCGCTCCTTGAGACCGAAGTCCGAGGCGTGCCCATGCTCTCGCGGACGGCTGATTTGCTGTTTGTTTAG
- a CDS encoding putative sulfate/molybdate transporter, with the protein MKIGSFEFNLRELAGSMGDFGTLLPLAVGYITVCRMNPSGLLVMMGLANIVTGLVYRLPMPIEPMKVLAIVAITQGWSPHKVYTSGIVMGVVWLLMGATSAMTWVARWTPKTVVTGIQLSLGVLLVVEGLKMASSWWLLGCAAIIITLLFRRNRYAPAAVDLIILGIVIMAFRGQLADIASPGLSLPPLTLFDPRQIWPVLRDAGLAQIPLTAANAVIATSALISQYWPDRRVTERQLSFNMGVMNLILPFFGGMPLCHGAGGLAGQYYFGARTGGTNIIEGLIEISLGVFLAGNIAAIFTSFPMAIVGAMMLMVGIGLMKFARDLRPNRDLVPVAATMAGTIVLNMAAGFAAGLLVHYLLMLIRSPQEATIAD; encoded by the coding sequence ATGAAAATCGGCTCTTTTGAATTCAATCTTCGCGAGCTGGCCGGATCGATGGGCGATTTCGGAACCCTGCTGCCTCTGGCTGTCGGCTATATCACCGTCTGCCGGATGAATCCATCGGGTCTTCTGGTGATGATGGGACTGGCCAATATCGTCACCGGCCTCGTTTATCGCCTGCCGATGCCGATCGAGCCGATGAAGGTGCTGGCCATAGTCGCCATTACCCAGGGCTGGAGTCCGCACAAGGTGTATACCTCTGGAATAGTCATGGGTGTGGTCTGGCTGCTCATGGGAGCAACTTCAGCCATGACCTGGGTAGCCCGCTGGACACCGAAAACCGTGGTAACCGGAATTCAGCTCTCACTGGGGGTCTTACTGGTCGTCGAGGGCCTCAAAATGGCCAGTTCCTGGTGGCTGCTTGGGTGTGCGGCCATTATCATAACCCTGCTCTTTCGCCGGAACCGCTATGCACCGGCAGCCGTTGATCTGATCATCCTCGGCATTGTCATCATGGCCTTCAGAGGGCAACTGGCCGACATAGCCAGCCCCGGACTTTCGCTCCCTCCCCTGACTCTCTTCGATCCGCGCCAGATCTGGCCGGTCTTGCGGGATGCGGGCCTGGCCCAGATTCCTCTCACCGCTGCCAATGCGGTCATAGCCACCTCGGCCCTGATCTCTCAATACTGGCCGGACCGCCGGGTTACGGAGCGGCAGTTGTCATTCAATATGGGCGTGATGAACCTGATTCTTCCCTTCTTCGGCGGGATGCCCCTGTGCCACGGTGCCGGGGGGCTGGCCGGACAATACTACTTTGGCGCACGCACCGGCGGCACCAATATTATCGAGGGCTTGATCGAGATAAGCCTCGGCGTGTTTCTGGCCGGCAACATAGCCGCGATTTTCACTTCCTTCCCGATGGCCATTGTAGGAGCCATGATGCTCATGGTCGGGATCGGGCTCATGAAATTCGCCCGCGACCTTCGGCCAAACCGTGACCTTGTGCCGGTGGCTGCCACGATGGCAGGCACTATAGTCCTGAATATGGCCGCAGGCTTTGCCGCAGGCCTCCTGGTTCACTATCTATTGATGTTGATTCGAAGCCCGCAAGAGGCGACCATCGCCGATTGA
- a CDS encoding PQQ-binding-like beta-propeller repeat protein yields the protein MNKSKKFLLIPIIIFFISRLPLYSRPMAEAAFLSGRKEWSPGFSTSGIQITNTADEPGLLSSYAQTCWPSIHRDSRNSNYVPFVTAAQLEPKWHALMDEYSAVLTAAVIGPEGNVYFTTGKEESYGNLHAFDRQGNELWRSYLPDNGALCSAPLIDRQGDIYLGDSDEFFSFHPDGSLKWKNSGINGPFASAAFTRDGYIVGIGASGWTYVFDPENGHLAAPPMEIPGQSPGKSYKVFTPPGLWQGMICDGDHLTINEIFNGLLGFEFKIANTPGVNPVNGRIYITGSIKSPVSLEIQGRFYGIDFIPPTSQESGRLQLAFQTPMEPGSGSSPAISADGSRIYALDNKGTLYAFDADGTKAWTLGMKAKPASPTIGPDGTIYGVSEGLLYAIKDRGSSGEILWKMDFSETMIATLFNSLSSLVENLPYQVIKSAIQCNSVVTASKNHLYLTLALGYEFALGESNLSNVYPLKSYLVVLTPSSKQKKTLPLITSIVEIPDTSESVISLDKDGTVFCAHASITSSIAYSIAQRLGFDPEKPSGGVSVLAPVNTKDMIRSHIRWVRDLILQVLQALRQNDVESAWANLEEPMAHLQLLMETFSREANSDANTVIEAGKQDVVRAYAQLEAAQSILEEIRNTMPAGGTAPRRQSAVTTKARMHLRSALNTCRSLEVKWSVASGQ from the coding sequence ATGAACAAGAGTAAGAAATTTCTCCTCATTCCGATCATTATTTTTTTTATCAGCAGATTACCGTTGTATTCCCGGCCAATGGCCGAAGCCGCCTTTCTGTCCGGAAGAAAAGAATGGTCACCCGGCTTTTCCACCAGTGGGATTCAAATTACCAATACCGCGGATGAACCGGGACTTCTTTCTTCCTACGCCCAGACTTGCTGGCCATCCATTCACCGGGATTCCAGGAATTCAAACTATGTCCCGTTTGTTACCGCCGCTCAGTTGGAGCCAAAGTGGCATGCTCTCATGGATGAGTATTCGGCAGTGCTGACCGCTGCAGTTATCGGGCCGGAGGGGAACGTGTATTTTACTACGGGAAAAGAGGAAAGTTATGGCAATCTCCATGCCTTTGACCGGCAGGGAAATGAGTTGTGGAGAAGCTACCTGCCGGACAATGGAGCCCTGTGCAGCGCCCCCCTGATAGACCGCCAGGGAGATATCTACCTTGGCGATTCGGATGAATTCTTCAGCTTCCACCCCGATGGAAGCCTGAAATGGAAAAATTCCGGGATTAACGGGCCTTTTGCCTCCGCCGCGTTCACCCGTGATGGTTATATCGTCGGCATCGGCGCAAGCGGCTGGACGTATGTGTTTGACCCGGAGAATGGGCATCTGGCCGCCCCGCCGATGGAGATCCCCGGCCAGTCGCCGGGAAAGAGCTATAAAGTCTTTACTCCTCCCGGCCTGTGGCAGGGAATGATCTGCGATGGAGATCATCTCACGATCAATGAGATCTTCAATGGCCTTCTGGGCTTTGAATTTAAAATCGCCAATACTCCCGGAGTCAATCCGGTCAATGGACGAATCTATATTACCGGCAGCATAAAGTCTCCTGTTTCACTTGAAATTCAGGGCAGGTTTTATGGTATAGATTTTATCCCCCCAACCTCCCAGGAGTCCGGCAGGCTGCAACTGGCCTTTCAAACGCCGATGGAGCCGGGCAGCGGATCGAGCCCGGCAATTTCAGCCGACGGCTCTCGCATCTATGCTCTTGATAATAAAGGCACTCTCTACGCTTTCGATGCGGATGGAACGAAGGCATGGACCCTCGGAATGAAGGCCAAGCCAGCATCTCCAACCATCGGGCCGGATGGAACAATCTATGGGGTGAGCGAAGGTCTGCTCTATGCAATCAAAGACCGGGGCAGTTCAGGAGAAATTCTCTGGAAAATGGATTTTTCCGAGACAATGATCGCCACTCTGTTTAACTCTCTCTCGTCCCTGGTCGAAAATTTGCCCTATCAGGTAATCAAATCTGCCATCCAATGCAACAGTGTTGTCACGGCCAGTAAAAATCACCTCTATCTTACTCTGGCTCTCGGTTATGAGTTCGCTCTTGGCGAAAGCAATTTATCGAACGTCTATCCCCTGAAAAGTTACCTGGTGGTCCTGACTCCCTCCAGCAAGCAAAAGAAAACTCTTCCCCTGATCACCTCGATCGTGGAAATACCGGACACTTCCGAAAGTGTGATCTCATTGGACAAAGATGGAACGGTCTTTTGCGCGCACGCCTCGATCACCAGTTCAATCGCTTATTCCATTGCCCAGAGGTTGGGCTTCGATCCGGAGAAGCCATCGGGAGGAGTCAGTGTACTGGCGCCGGTTAATACAAAAGATATGATCCGCTCGCATATCAGGTGGGTGCGGGATCTCATCCTCCAGGTCTTGCAGGCCCTGCGACAGAACGATGTTGAATCGGCATGGGCAAACCTGGAGGAGCCGATGGCTCATCTCCAGCTTCTGATGGAAACTTTCAGCAGGGAGGCAAACTCCGATGCGAACACAGTAATTGAAGCCGGGAAGCAAGATGTGGTCAGGGCCTATGCTCAACTGGAGGCTGCACAGTCCATTCTGGAAGAGATCAGGAACACTATGCCCGCTGGTGGTACTGCCCCCAGAAGGCAAAGCGCTGTTACCACAAAGGCCAGGATGCACCTTCGGTCAGCCTTGAATACCTGCCGGTCCCTGGAGGTAAAGTGGTCAGTGGCCAGTGGCCAGTGA
- the tpx gene encoding thiol peroxidase, which produces MQERKGVVTVRGKPATLLGADLKVGDKAPDFKALSCITLIDQEPKEVSMKDFTGKTVLISATPSLDTPVCDLQVRRLNQEAVTFPQNVAMINISMDLPFAAKRFCATAGIENVEVLSDHRDASFGLAYGVLIKELRLLARSIFVIDQKGIIRYKEIVPDTTKHPDYDRALEAVRSML; this is translated from the coding sequence GTGCAGGAAAGAAAAGGTGTAGTTACTGTTCGTGGAAAACCGGCTACGCTTCTTGGCGCGGATCTGAAAGTCGGAGACAAGGCACCCGATTTCAAAGCCCTGAGCTGCATCACCCTTATTGACCAGGAGCCAAAGGAAGTCAGCATGAAGGACTTTACCGGGAAAACAGTGCTTATCAGTGCAACCCCGTCGCTTGATACGCCTGTCTGTGATTTACAGGTCAGGAGATTGAATCAGGAAGCGGTAACTTTTCCGCAAAATGTGGCCATGATCAATATCAGCATGGATCTTCCCTTTGCGGCCAAAAGGTTTTGCGCAACCGCAGGCATTGAAAATGTGGAGGTCCTGTCGGATCATCGGGACGCATCCTTCGGCCTGGCCTATGGAGTGTTGATCAAAGAGCTCAGGCTCCTGGCCCGTTCGATTTTTGTCATCGACCAGAAAGGCATTATCCGCTATAAGGAAATAGTCCCGGATACGACCAAGCACCCCGATTACGATCGTGCCCTTGAGGCAGTGAGAAGCATGCTGTAA
- a CDS encoding Hsp70 family protein, with protein sequence MKIGLDFGTSNTVVAYLENHTPVAMKFKHGGLAKDVFPSVSFYPEGEEKGVHGLEALEYAFTRRGTLVRSLKRSLKNYHPGSQLLEGEFQRGVRELLVDFLLHLKETIVSTQHLGNEELEVLLTVPANANGAQRFVTRESFREAGFIVSPRIIDEPTASAIEFSYSGLSGRLSSQGKPVYVLVYDLGGGTFDVSLVRIEPEHYRVIASSGIEQLGGDDFDRCLYQMVIENRELTDITPLQEKLLLHRCCEAKESLSNIIDPKYLRIDLEDAHIGEGSVRIRVEDYYERILPLVNQTLGKLEEVLRSPNAQAEGISSLEQIEKIYLVGGSSQLPLILKRVQGKYGQDKVHLSSLPFASIALGACHMAQQKIQVEQVLNRTFGVIRTAGGREYFDPIFEKGTRIPTAKRFEIYPEHNIGYYRYLECAEHRDGQAIAPRMWSEIFFPYDPAWNLSRMPQPGDIEVKHYGMNRNRVIEEFSCDENGIITVNLIREADSVSMNYEIWEV encoded by the coding sequence ATGAAGATCGGCCTTGACTTTGGCACTTCCAACACCGTAGTCGCCTATCTGGAAAACCATACTCCGGTGGCCATGAAGTTCAAACATGGCGGTCTGGCAAAAGATGTATTCCCTTCGGTCTCGTTCTATCCGGAGGGGGAGGAAAAAGGAGTACATGGCCTCGAGGCCCTGGAGTACGCTTTTACCCGGCGGGGCACGCTGGTCCGGTCCCTGAAGCGAAGCCTCAAGAATTATCATCCGGGCTCACAGCTTCTGGAGGGAGAATTCCAGCGGGGAGTCAGAGAGCTTCTGGTGGATTTCCTCCTCCATCTTAAGGAAACCATTGTTTCGACCCAGCATCTTGGCAATGAAGAGCTTGAGGTCCTCCTGACCGTACCGGCCAACGCCAATGGCGCCCAAAGGTTCGTTACCCGGGAATCTTTCCGGGAGGCAGGTTTTATAGTCTCACCCCGGATCATCGACGAGCCGACAGCTTCAGCCATCGAGTTCTCCTATTCCGGTCTGTCCGGACGACTGTCCTCGCAGGGCAAACCCGTTTATGTCCTGGTCTACGATCTGGGAGGCGGAACCTTCGATGTTTCCCTGGTCCGGATCGAGCCGGAGCACTACCGGGTCATTGCCTCATCAGGCATCGAGCAACTGGGGGGGGATGATTTTGACCGCTGCCTGTATCAGATGGTCATAGAAAACAGGGAGTTGACAGATATCACTCCCTTGCAGGAAAAACTGCTGCTTCACCGCTGCTGTGAGGCCAAGGAGTCCCTGTCCAATATCATCGATCCCAAATACCTGCGCATCGATCTGGAAGATGCCCATATCGGTGAAGGGTCGGTAAGGATCCGGGTGGAGGATTACTATGAGCGCATCCTTCCCCTGGTCAATCAGACCCTTGGCAAGCTCGAAGAAGTGCTGCGGTCACCGAACGCTCAGGCCGAAGGGATCAGCAGCCTCGAGCAGATCGAAAAAATCTACCTGGTGGGCGGAAGCTCCCAGCTCCCCCTGATCCTGAAGCGGGTGCAGGGGAAGTACGGCCAGGACAAGGTGCACCTTTCAAGCCTTCCCTTCGCCTCCATAGCGCTTGGAGCCTGTCATATGGCCCAGCAGAAGATCCAGGTCGAGCAGGTCTTGAACCGGACCTTCGGCGTCATCCGTACAGCCGGTGGACGAGAGTATTTCGATCCGATCTTCGAGAAGGGGACCAGGATCCCTACTGCCAAACGGTTCGAAATTTATCCTGAACACAACATCGGCTACTACCGCTATCTGGAATGTGCCGAGCACCGCGATGGCCAGGCCATAGCACCACGGATGTGGAGCGAGATTTTCTTCCCCTACGATCCTGCCTGGAACCTGTCCCGAATGCCGCAGCCAGGCGATATTGAGGTCAAGCACTACGGGATGAACAGGAACAGGGTCATTGAGGAATTTTCCTGCGATGAAAACGGTATCATTACCGTAAATCTCATTCGGGAGGCTGATTCCGTATCGATGAATTATGAGATCTGGGAAGTATGA
- a CDS encoding HD domain-containing phosphohydrolase produces MNGKRLVFVDQFKDIEFYEILKELYTDVDYYKTSMQDFLSRVDRICQKFFHLKAGFFIQTDQEGQTHYLPFGTGYLPWEKRVRTLYNFKNQTSSHMVQNLLGIGDDLPHIPFCFPDEDQVVINNQFVSFVYGFFPICDATSQKKGMLFFACEKKTSSRYASEIENQWRDLYYISKIFNKFLIFKLQAEQGQNIKKAFLKALEAKDIYSYMHADFVTKYVRAISQKALQEKDPGFREEDADNLILAAELHDVGKISIPDGILNKPGRITESEYREIKRHPFYAYKLLDMVNVSPQVLRLITNHHERCDGMGYYRKPRGDMDLSLSILILADCFDAMTSWRYYKPKEKILSLTDALIEFKCQNSGTGSCISPRIILPRAVELLEKCLADNLDVWERESQERNSSLEELARNWNKTFRDIPLYCRHFPEKKCSGRECLDN; encoded by the coding sequence GTGAACGGTAAAAGGTTGGTTTTTGTGGATCAGTTCAAGGACATTGAGTTTTACGAGATTCTCAAGGAATTATACACTGACGTAGATTACTATAAGACCTCGATGCAGGACTTTCTGTCCAGAGTTGACCGCATCTGCCAGAAGTTTTTTCACCTGAAAGCGGGTTTTTTTATTCAAACCGACCAGGAAGGCCAGACTCATTATCTCCCGTTCGGTACCGGTTATTTGCCCTGGGAAAAAAGGGTCCGCACGCTCTATAATTTTAAAAACCAGACCAGCTCTCATATGGTCCAGAACCTTCTGGGCATAGGGGATGATCTGCCTCATATTCCGTTCTGTTTCCCTGATGAGGACCAGGTGGTCATCAATAATCAGTTCGTCAGCTTTGTGTATGGCTTCTTCCCGATCTGCGACGCCACCAGCCAGAAAAAAGGGATGCTGTTCTTTGCCTGCGAGAAAAAAACCAGCAGCCGGTATGCCTCCGAGATTGAAAACCAGTGGAGGGATCTTTACTACATCAGTAAGATCTTCAACAAGTTCTTAATCTTCAAGCTTCAGGCAGAGCAGGGACAAAACATCAAAAAAGCATTTCTCAAGGCGCTCGAGGCCAAGGACATCTATTCCTACATGCACGCGGATTTTGTTACCAAATATGTCAGGGCCATCAGCCAGAAGGCCCTTCAGGAGAAAGACCCCGGTTTCCGGGAGGAGGATGCCGACAATCTCATTCTGGCTGCAGAGCTGCATGATGTCGGGAAAATCAGTATTCCTGACGGCATTCTCAACAAACCGGGCAGGATTACCGAATCGGAGTACCGGGAAATCAAGCGGCACCCCTTCTATGCCTACAAGCTCCTCGACATGGTGAATGTCAGCCCGCAGGTGCTGCGGCTCATTACCAACCACCATGAGCGGTGCGATGGCATGGGTTACTACCGCAAGCCGAGGGGAGACATGGACCTGTCGCTGAGCATTCTCATTCTGGCTGACTGCTTTGATGCCATGACTTCCTGGCGGTATTATAAACCCAAGGAAAAAATTTTAAGCCTGACCGACGCCCTGATCGAGTTCAAATGCCAGAATTCCGGCACTGGAAGCTGCATCTCCCCCAGGATTATCCTGCCCAGAGCCGTTGAGCTGCTGGAAAAATGTCTCGCTGATAACCTGGATGTCTGGGAGAGGGAATCTCAGGAGCGCAACTCCTCCCTTGAAGAGCTGGCCAGGAACTGGAACAAAACCTTTCGGGACATCCCCCTCTATTGCCGGCATTTCCCGGAGAAAAAGTGTTCGGGGAGAGAGTGCCTGGATAATTAA
- a CDS encoding type II toxin-antitoxin system HicB family antitoxin codes for MYRFPVVIEKANNNYSAYSPDLPGCVATGATREEAEQNMHEAIEMHVHGLLEDNLPVPESSSFAEYIAVR; via the coding sequence ATCTACCGCTTCCCTGTTGTGATTGAAAAGGCAAACAATAATTATTCAGCATATTCACCGGACTTGCCGGGCTGCGTTGCAACCGGTGCTACCCGCGAAGAAGCGGAACAGAACATGCACGAAGCGATTGAAATGCATGTTCATGGATTACTTGAGGACAACTTGCCTGTTCCTGAATCCAGTTCCTTCGCCGAATATATCGCTGTCCGATAA